One genomic segment of Ancylobacter sp. IITR112 includes these proteins:
- a CDS encoding response regulator transcription factor, with protein MRGSDAGSGPHILVVDDDQQIRKLLGRYLAEQNFRVSLAADGKEAERRITEGRIDLIVLDLMLPDVSGLDLCRTIRTRSSVPIILLTALKEDVDRIIGLEIGADDYLGKPFNPRELVARIRAVLRRLSPRDSAPPPPALRLRFGGFLADPTSRQLWDAEGREIVLTGAEFDLLLAFLERPGRMLSREQLLDITHGRVPAGFDRSVDVLISRLRRKMGDAGTFQIIKTLRNGGYQLAARVEPAVEEGSGAP; from the coding sequence ATGCGCGGATCGGACGCGGGCAGTGGCCCGCATATACTCGTGGTCGACGATGACCAGCAGATACGCAAGCTGCTCGGGCGTTATCTCGCCGAGCAGAATTTCCGCGTCTCGCTGGCGGCCGACGGCAAGGAGGCGGAGCGCCGCATCACCGAGGGACGGATCGACCTTATCGTGCTCGATCTGATGCTGCCCGATGTGTCCGGCCTCGACCTGTGCCGGACGATCCGCACGCGCTCCTCTGTTCCCATCATCCTCCTCACTGCACTGAAGGAAGATGTCGATCGCATCATCGGGCTGGAGATTGGCGCGGACGATTATCTCGGCAAGCCGTTCAATCCGCGCGAGCTCGTCGCCCGCATCCGCGCCGTGCTGCGGCGCCTGTCCCCGCGCGACAGCGCGCCGCCGCCGCCGGCGTTGCGCCTGCGATTCGGCGGTTTCCTCGCCGATCCCACCAGCCGCCAGCTCTGGGATGCCGAGGGACGTGAGATCGTCCTGACCGGCGCCGAATTCGACCTGCTCCTCGCTTTTCTCGAGCGGCCCGGGCGCATGCTGTCGCGTGAGCAACTCCTTGACATCACTCATGGAAGAGTGCCGGCCGGCTTCGATCGCTCCGTCGATGTCCTCATCAGCCGGCTGCGCCGCAAGATGGGCGACGCCGGGACGTTCCAGATCATAAAGACGCTGCGCAATGGCGGCTATCAGCTCGCCGCGCGCGTCGAGCCGGCGGTTGAAGAAGGGTCCGGCGCGCCATGA
- a CDS encoding acyl carrier protein produces MQATLDHARVLRWIIVYLAVISGEDSDTIDADAPLSSFDLDSVDAVEMALQFETTFDQRIGAEFFLIGEPTLRELAEVIVANAAEPAA; encoded by the coding sequence ATGCAGGCAACCCTGGACCACGCGCGTGTGCTGCGCTGGATCATCGTCTATCTCGCCGTCATTTCCGGCGAGGACAGCGACACGATCGACGCCGATGCGCCGCTTTCCTCCTTCGACCTCGACTCCGTGGATGCCGTGGAAATGGCGCTGCAGTTCGAGACCACGTTCGACCAGCGCATCGGGGCGGAGTTCTTCCTTATCGGGGAGCCGACCCTGCGGGAACTGGCCGAAGTGATCGTCGCCAATGCCGCCGAACCCGCCGCTTGA